Proteins co-encoded in one Candidatus Stoquefichus sp. SB1 genomic window:
- a CDS encoding PBECR4 domain-containing protein, translating into MLSSKEINILIEAAQLYKNNLLNMNVMFIHYNKKTHKYSYSEMLFEKKNFLHLTGIQFIESEEENKKSVLFYNKCINNKLSKKDILPKQNGTTVLKLEIIRVIMNLHTNTSMIGEYNYSKPKLIVDKICGGVYASLGIDKGDNGYFYPKSTLQEDIRKLVTSYDIVEGIMIKNRNEKVYKK; encoded by the coding sequence ATGTTATCATCAAAGGAAATAAATATATTGATTGAAGCAGCACAATTGTATAAAAATAATTTACTTAATATGAATGTTATGTTCATTCACTATAATAAGAAAACACATAAGTATTCCTATTCTGAGATGTTATTTGAAAAAAAGAACTTTTTACATCTTACAGGAATTCAATTTATAGAATCAGAAGAAGAAAATAAAAAATCAGTTTTATTTTATAATAAATGTATAAATAATAAATTATCAAAAAAGGATATTCTTCCTAAACAAAATGGAACGACTGTTTTAAAATTAGAAATCATACGAGTTATCATGAATTTACATACCAATACATCTATGATAGGCGAATATAATTATTCTAAGCCAAAGTTGATTGTTGATAAAATTTGCGGAGGTGTTTATGCATCATTAGGTATAGATAAAGGTGATAATGGCTATTTTTATCCTAAGAGCACTTTACAGGAAGATATAAGAAAATTAGTAACTTCATATGATATTGTTGAAGGAATAATGATTAAAAATAGAAATGAAAAAGTTTACAAAAAATAA
- the bilS gene encoding flavodoxin family protein BilS, which produces MKYAIIYSSHTGNTEQLAQQIHSFYKHDECVYYGHPSSNDIHADILFIGFWTDKGTCDGPLQDYLKKIKNQKIFLFGTAGFGGSSQYFQTILHNILSYIDTSNEIIGTYMCQGKMPVSIRERYAKLAKDNPQKFLPLIDNFDQALSHPNEKDIQSLINQLQSLPR; this is translated from the coding sequence AAATACGCTATTATCTATTCAAGTCATACTGGAAACACAGAACAACTCGCACAACAAATTCATTCTTTTTATAAACATGATGAATGTGTATATTATGGTCATCCATCTTCCAATGACATTCATGCTGATATTTTGTTTATTGGTTTTTGGACTGATAAGGGAACATGTGATGGACCTTTACAAGATTATTTAAAGAAGATAAAGAATCAAAAAATATTCCTATTTGGAACAGCTGGTTTTGGTGGCAGTTCTCAATATTTTCAAACAATTCTTCACAATATTCTCTCTTATATAGATACTTCTAATGAGATAATAGGAACATATATGTGTCAGGGCAAAATGCCAGTAAGTATTCGTGAACGTTATGCTAAACTGGCTAAAGATAACCCTCAAAAGTTTTTACCATTGATTGATAACTTTGATCAGGCGCTCTCTCACCCAAATGAAAAGGATATTCAATCGTTGATAAATCAACTTCAATCCCTTCCCAGATAG